The following are encoded together in the Lathyrus oleraceus cultivar Zhongwan6 chromosome 3, CAAS_Psat_ZW6_1.0, whole genome shotgun sequence genome:
- the LOC127128817 gene encoding uncharacterized protein LOC127128817, which translates to MSVEILDGATIVQLLEDEEAFNDTVGNRFARLDTDNDGLLSYDEMLKELQGLRVFETHFGIDVESDPDELARVYASLFIQFDHNLNGTVDLEEFKTETKQMMLAMADGMGFMPIQMVLEEDSILKKAVEREYNKVAA; encoded by the coding sequence ATGAGTGTAGAAATTTTAGATGGTGCCACCATTGTCCAGTTACTTGAAGATGAAGAAGCATTTAATGACACTGTAGGTAACCGATTCGCTCGCCTTGACACAGACAATGATGGTCTTCTCTCTTATGACGAGATGTTAAAGGAGCTCCAGGGTCTAAGAGTTTTCGAAACACACTTCGGTATTGATGTGGAGTCTGATCCAGATGAGCTTGCCCGTGTTTATGCATCGTTGTTCATACAATTCGACCACAATTTAAATGGCACGGTTGATCTGGAAGAATTCAAGACAGAAACAAAGCAGATGATGCTTGCAATGGCAGATGGAATGGGTTTCATGCCAATTCAAATGGTTTTGGAAGAAGACAGCATCCTTAAGAAAGCAGTTGAAAGAGAGTACAATAAAGTCGCAGCTTAA